One Onychostoma macrolepis isolate SWU-2019 chromosome 10, ASM1243209v1, whole genome shotgun sequence genomic region harbors:
- the LOC131548818 gene encoding lysosomal proton-coupled steroid conjugate and bile acid symporter SLC46A3 isoform X1 — protein sequence MGRVLLIEPAVGLYAFAMFMIYPLLQQYVYRRLWFELSGTTYPSESLSHCSNNHSYITIHQAVQKETSIFLLKSELCFLIPSLISTLLLVSYSDHSGRKVAIVPPLVGDALFALCYVLISRFSFSLSYLLAASFLSGLMGGPTTLIGGCFAYVADLCGEDPEGQKTVRMARLDMILGVLTGLASLCTGFYIKAAGFTWPFLTAFFLHLINLFYVLVVLKESLVLPNPGLSLSGPSAAKAPRLRQSHALTTRLQGVYLLFAASKRRRNVVLLLMLAAFAFFRVALQGGMSIFILYELNTPLCWSEVLVGYGSALSSAIYLVSFAGVALLSRCLPDAYIILLGLTSVAAGLIMAAFAKSTLLMFLVRLPLLLSIMPTPVLRSMMSKIVSGSEQGAMFACVAFVEMLSIGVSFTMFSSIYAATLSWFSGFSFLLAAGLTLIPAILICVTLCLRLDVYEESIILTEERMENTEIFELPP from the exons ATGGGTCGTGTGCTTCTGATAGAGCCGGCGGTTGGCCTGTATGCGTTTGCCATGTTTATGATCTACCCTCTGCTGCAGCAGTATGTGTACCGTAGGCTGTGGTTTGAGCTGAGCGGCACAACCTACCCTTCTGAGAGCCTGTCTCACTGCTCAAACAACCACAGCTACATCACCATACACCAG GCAGTGCAGAAGGAGACATCAATTTTCCTCCTCAAGAGTGAACTGTGCTTCCTCATTCCCAGTCTCATATCCACGCTGCTCCTGGTGTCATACAGTGACCACTCCGGACGCAAAGTTGCCATCGTTCCTCCTCTGGTGGGCGACGCTCTGTTCGCACTCTGCTATGTTTTGATCAGCAGATTCTCCTTCAGTCTCAGTTACCTGTTAGCTGCCTCATTCCTGTCAGGCCTGATGGGCGGCCCCACCACTCTGATCGGCGGATGCTTCGCTTATGTGGCCGACCTCTGCGGAGAAGATCCGGAAGGACAGAAGACTGTCCGAATGGCTCGGCTGGACATGATTTTAGGGGTTTTGACTGGCTTAGCTTCTCTGTGCACTGGATTCTACATCAAAGCGGCTGGCTTCACCTGGCCCTTCCTCACTGCGTTCTTTCTGCATCTGATAAATCTCTTCTATGTGCTGGTGGTCTTGAAGGAGTCCCTGGTTCTTCCAAACCCCGGTCTGTCTTTGTCTGGCCCCTCAGCTGCCAAAGCCCCTCGACTGCGCCAGTCTCATGCTCTTACCACCCGTCTGCAGGGCGTCTACCTGCTCTTTGCGGCCTCTAAACGGAGAAGGAATGTGGTGCTGTTGCTCATGCTGGCTGCTTTTGCCTTTTTCAGG GTAGCCCTGCAGGGTGGCATGTCCATCTTCATCTTGTATGAGCTGAACACTCCTCTGTGTTGGAGTGAGGTGTTGGTGGGTTACGGCTCGGCTCTCTCCTCTGCCATCTATCTGGTGAGTTTTGCCGGTGTGGCGCTGCTGTCCCGCTGTCTGCCTGATGCCTACATCATCCTGCTGGGGCTGACGTCTGTGGCAGCCGGCCTCATCATGGCAGCGTTTGCAAAGTCTACCCTGCTCATGTTCCTGG TGAGGTTGCCTTTGCTGCTGTCCATCATGCCAACTCCTGTCCTACGATCCATGATGTCCAAAATAGTGTCTGGATCTGAACAAG gTGCTATGTTTGCGTGTGTAGCCTTTGTGGAGATGTTGAGTATTGGTGTTTCGTTTACAATGTTCAGCAGCATCTATGCAGCTACTCTCTCCTGGTTCTCCGGGTTTAGTTTCCTGCTGGCTGCAGGCCTAACTCTCATACCAGCCATCCTGATCTG TGTTACTCTTTGTCTCCGTCTGGATGTGTATGAGGAATCCATCATACTGACAGAGGAGAGGATGGAAAACACAGAAATCTTTGAACTACCTCCATAA
- the LOC131548818 gene encoding lysosomal proton-coupled steroid conjugate and bile acid symporter SLC46A3 isoform X2 codes for MGRVLLIEPAVGLYAFAMFMIYPLLQQYVYRRLWFELSGTTYPSESLSHCSNNHSYITIHQAVQKETSIFLLKSELCFLIPSLISTLLLVSYSDHSGRKVAIVPPLVGDALFALCYVLISRFSFSLSYLLAASFLSGLMGGPTTLIGGCFAYVADLCGEDPEGQKTVRMARLDMILGVLTGLASLCTGFYIKAAGFTWPFLTAFFLHLINLFYVLVVLKESLVLPNPGLSLSGPSAAKAPRLRQSHALTTRLQGVYLLFAASKRRRNVVLLLMLAAFAFFRVALQGGMSIFILYELNTPLCWSEVLVGYGSALSSAIYLVSFAGVALLSRCLPDAYIILLGLTSVAAGLIMAAFAKSTLLMFLVRLPLLLSIMPTPVLRSMMSKIVSGSEQAASMQLLSPGSPGLVSCWLQA; via the exons ATGGGTCGTGTGCTTCTGATAGAGCCGGCGGTTGGCCTGTATGCGTTTGCCATGTTTATGATCTACCCTCTGCTGCAGCAGTATGTGTACCGTAGGCTGTGGTTTGAGCTGAGCGGCACAACCTACCCTTCTGAGAGCCTGTCTCACTGCTCAAACAACCACAGCTACATCACCATACACCAG GCAGTGCAGAAGGAGACATCAATTTTCCTCCTCAAGAGTGAACTGTGCTTCCTCATTCCCAGTCTCATATCCACGCTGCTCCTGGTGTCATACAGTGACCACTCCGGACGCAAAGTTGCCATCGTTCCTCCTCTGGTGGGCGACGCTCTGTTCGCACTCTGCTATGTTTTGATCAGCAGATTCTCCTTCAGTCTCAGTTACCTGTTAGCTGCCTCATTCCTGTCAGGCCTGATGGGCGGCCCCACCACTCTGATCGGCGGATGCTTCGCTTATGTGGCCGACCTCTGCGGAGAAGATCCGGAAGGACAGAAGACTGTCCGAATGGCTCGGCTGGACATGATTTTAGGGGTTTTGACTGGCTTAGCTTCTCTGTGCACTGGATTCTACATCAAAGCGGCTGGCTTCACCTGGCCCTTCCTCACTGCGTTCTTTCTGCATCTGATAAATCTCTTCTATGTGCTGGTGGTCTTGAAGGAGTCCCTGGTTCTTCCAAACCCCGGTCTGTCTTTGTCTGGCCCCTCAGCTGCCAAAGCCCCTCGACTGCGCCAGTCTCATGCTCTTACCACCCGTCTGCAGGGCGTCTACCTGCTCTTTGCGGCCTCTAAACGGAGAAGGAATGTGGTGCTGTTGCTCATGCTGGCTGCTTTTGCCTTTTTCAGG GTAGCCCTGCAGGGTGGCATGTCCATCTTCATCTTGTATGAGCTGAACACTCCTCTGTGTTGGAGTGAGGTGTTGGTGGGTTACGGCTCGGCTCTCTCCTCTGCCATCTATCTGGTGAGTTTTGCCGGTGTGGCGCTGCTGTCCCGCTGTCTGCCTGATGCCTACATCATCCTGCTGGGGCTGACGTCTGTGGCAGCCGGCCTCATCATGGCAGCGTTTGCAAAGTCTACCCTGCTCATGTTCCTGG TGAGGTTGCCTTTGCTGCTGTCCATCATGCCAACTCCTGTCCTACGATCCATGATGTCCAAAATAGTGTCTGGATCTGAACAAG CAGCATCTATGCAGCTACTCTCTCCTGGTTCTCCGGGTTTAGTTTCCTGCTGGCTGCAGGCCTAA